The Paenibacillus sp. G2S3 region TTACACGTTTTATCGTTGGTATCGACTATCGTTTCATCATTCCTTGCTCAGCAGTCATTGGGGCTGTTTTTTTAGCATTTTGTGATGTCTTAAGCCGGTATATTAATTTTCCGTTTGAGACGCCAATAGGCGTTGTGACAGCCTTTATTGGAATCCCGTTCTTCCTTTATTTAATTCGGGTTAAGGGGGGAGAGCAACGTGGATAGAGGCAAAATACAGTTTAGTCGCTATATATTGACGCTATTAGCTTTTATCCTGCTAACACTTGTGGCGGGGTATTTTCATCTTACGAATGGCGCTTTTGATATGTCTGTCATGGATGTGATAAAAACGCTGCTGCGAATAGATCCCAATCCTAAATTTGACCTGGTTATTTTTCAATTTCGACTACCACGGATCATTATTGCGTCATTAGTAGGCATAGGTCTGGGGATGGCTGGAACGGTCATTCAAGGCATTACCCGAAACGGGCTGGCTGATCCAGGTATCCTTGGGATTAATGCCGGTGCCGGAGATGCCATCGTTGCATTTATGTTTTTCTTTCAGATGTCAGGGGTTACTTTTTTTAAAGAAAGCTGGTTTTCGATACTAGCCATGCCACTCTTTGGTTTTGTGGGGGGGCTTGCCGCAGTTGTGGTGATCTTTATTTTCTCTTGGCGGAATGGTGCACTTGATATGCAACGTTTGATATTGACAGGGATCGCGATAAGCAGTGGTTTTGGGGCGTTGTCGTTGTATCTTTCTCTAAAAATGAATGCAAGTGATTATGAAATGGCTGCGGTATGGAGTGTCGGAAGTATTTACAGCGCGAATTGGACTTATATCATAATGATCACGCCTTGGGTGCTGATTTTAGGATTTGTGATGTATCGAAAAAGCTATTTGCTTAATTATTTTCAATTGGAGGATTCCAGTACAAAAAGCTTGGGGATCTCCGTAGAAAAAGAAAAACTGATCTTTCTGTTATGCAGTGTGGGGATTGTAAGTGTCTGTGTATCTGTATCTGGTTCTATAGGTTTTATAGGATTGATGGCTCCTCACATCGCCAGAAGATTAGTAGGGATTAATCACCGCTATATTATGTTATCCAGTGCAGTGGTTGGGATGTTTTTGCTTGTGATCTCAGATTATTTTGCCAAAACATTATTTCAGCCAGCAGAGTTACCCGTGGGTATAGTCGTTTCGATTATTGGGATTCCTTATTTCTTATATTTATTAGCCAAGTCAAGAGTGTAGGGGAGAGTGAGCAGCACAAATGTCAACACAAGTAGAGCTCGAACACACAGAATCATGGAAGCTAGAATCTCACTATATGGGATACACGTATGATATAAAGGTTTCTCTACCAAGAGAAGAAGCACCCGAAAATGGGTTTCCCGTCTATTACATGCTCGATGGTAATTCCTACTTTCAATTGGGTCGGGATGTCGTGAAGTTGCAGTCAAGAAATGCGCCGAAAACATGGATTGCACCAGCCATCGTGATTGGTATTGGACATTATGGTTCAGATGAAGAGTTCTCTAAAAGAAGGTTTTATGATTTCACGCCTCCTGCAGAGCACTATGTATATCCGGATCGATTGAAAAATGCTGATATAGGCCCACATGGTGGTGCTGAAAAGCTCCTATCTTTTTTAGAGTTAGAATTAATGCCGCTGGTTTCTGAAAAATATAATGTCGATCAGCATAAGCAAGTTTTGTTTGGTCACTCATTAAGCGGGTTATTTGTTCTCTGGACGCTATT contains the following coding sequences:
- a CDS encoding iron ABC transporter permease, translating into MDRGKIQFSRYILTLLAFILLTLVAGYFHLTNGAFDMSVMDVIKTLLRIDPNPKFDLVIFQFRLPRIIIASLVGIGLGMAGTVIQGITRNGLADPGILGINAGAGDAIVAFMFFFQMSGVTFFKESWFSILAMPLFGFVGGLAAVVVIFIFSWRNGALDMQRLILTGIAISSGFGALSLYLSLKMNASDYEMAAVWSVGSIYSANWTYIIMITPWVLILGFVMYRKSYLLNYFQLEDSSTKSLGISVEKEKLIFLLCSVGIVSVCVSVSGSIGFIGLMAPHIARRLVGINHRYIMLSSAVVGMFLLVISDYFAKTLFQPAELPVGIVVSIIGIPYFLYLLAKSRV
- a CDS encoding alpha/beta hydrolase-fold protein, which produces MSTQVELEHTESWKLESHYMGYTYDIKVSLPREEAPENGFPVYYMLDGNSYFQLGRDVVKLQSRNAPKTWIAPAIVIGIGHYGSDEEFSKRRFYDFTPPAEHYVYPDRLKNADIGPHGGAEKLLSFLELELMPLVSEKYNVDQHKQVLFGHSLSGLFVLWTLFTRAELFQYYLASSPSIWWNDHEILTYAEQFYNKAQTIRLEKRKLLITVGSEEAFMVDDAKGLFSKLHEYSLPDLQVEHYVAPDENHASVVPTIMSRAFRMLNR